One segment of Desulfurobacteriaceae bacterium DNA contains the following:
- the acpP gene encoding acyl carrier protein, with the protein MENIEQKVKEIVADRLGVDPDEVTPEASFVEDLGADSLDQVELVMALEEEFGIEIPDEDAEKIQTVGDAIEYIQKHLS; encoded by the coding sequence ATGGAGAACATCGAACAAAAAGTAAAGGAAATCGTAGCTGATAGACTTGGCGTTGACCCAGATGAGGTAACTCCAGAAGCTTCTTTTGTTGAGGATCTTGGTGCTGATTCTCTTGACCAGGTAGAGCTCGTTATGGCTCTTGAAGAAGAATTTGGAATTGAAATTCCAGATGAAGATGCTGAAAAGATTCAAACTGTAGGAGACGCTATAGAATACATTCAAAAGCACTTGTCTTAA
- the pdxJ gene encoding pyridoxine 5'-phosphate synthase → MKKRIRLGVNIDHVATIRNARRTFEPDPVHAAVIADLAGADQITLHVREDRRHVNERDLELIKGVIHSKVNLEMAVTEEMINLALRVKPYQVTLVPERREEVTTEGGLDVISQKEKIKEAVSKLKEAGIVVNIFIDPDEKQIEAAKEVGAVAVELHTGRYAEAFNEKREKDVEAELERLRKAAKFAKSIGLRVYAGHGLTYKNVKPVAEIPEIEELNIGHSIVANAVLKGLKEAVQEMIRIINS, encoded by the coding sequence ATGAAAAAAAGAATAAGACTTGGTGTTAACATAGATCATGTTGCAACTATCAGAAATGCAAGAAGAACTTTTGAACCAGATCCTGTTCACGCTGCAGTTATAGCAGACTTAGCAGGAGCAGACCAGATTACGCTTCATGTTAGGGAAGATAGGAGACACGTTAATGAAAGAGATTTGGAGCTTATAAAAGGAGTAATTCATTCAAAAGTTAATCTTGAAATGGCTGTAACAGAAGAAATGATTAACTTGGCACTCCGTGTAAAACCCTACCAAGTTACTTTGGTTCCAGAAAGAAGGGAAGAAGTTACAACAGAAGGCGGTTTAGACGTTATCTCTCAAAAGGAGAAAATAAAGGAAGCTGTAAGTAAACTAAAAGAAGCCGGAATCGTTGTAAACATATTCATTGATCCAGATGAAAAGCAGATAGAGGCTGCCAAAGAGGTAGGAGCAGTAGCCGTTGAGCTTCACACAGGACGCTATGCAGAAGCTTTTAACGAAAAAAGAGAAAAAGATGTGGAAGCTGAACTTGAACGTCTTAGAAAAGCTGCAAAATTTGCCAAAAGCATTGGTTTAAGAGTTTACGCTGGACACGGACTCACCTATAAAAACGTAAAACCAGTAGCAGAAATCCCAGAAATTGAGGAATTAAACATTGGACACTCAATAGTTGCCAATGCAGTTCTTAAAGGTTTAAAAGAAGCTGTTCAAGAAATGATAAGGATTATTAATTCCTAA
- the acpS gene encoding holo-ACP synthase: MAVACGIDIVSVRRIERLFETYGERFLYKVFPEKVDYCFKKRKGELFGCIAARFALKEAVIKAFSQLGKNLTFRDIAIEGGGKGLKVQVKKEKEYRLVYSISHEREFAIAVVNIVRVPPEKGACN; encoded by the coding sequence ATGGCTGTAGCTTGCGGAATAGATATTGTTTCTGTAAGAAGGATAGAAAGACTTTTTGAAACATACGGAGAAAGATTTTTATATAAAGTCTTTCCAGAGAAAGTGGACTACTGCTTTAAGAAAAGAAAAGGAGAGCTTTTTGGATGTATTGCTGCACGTTTTGCTCTTAAAGAGGCTGTCATAAAGGCATTTTCCCAACTTGGAAAAAACCTAACGTTTAGAGATATAGCTATTGAAGGTGGAGGAAAAGGGTTAAAAGTTCAAGTTAAGAAAGAAAAGGAATACAGACTTGTTTACAGTATTTCCCACGAAAGAGAGTTTGCAATAGCTGTTGTTAATATTGTTAGAGTGCCCCCTGAGAAGGGGGCGTGTAATTAA
- a CDS encoding type II secretion system protein gives MKPAFTLLEVIIAVAIVGLAFSSFLALSGKMVEITTVSLKTTLSTVAVHNAINEVVYARKSKNGKKETVLNYEIKLKQNFEDLMGYRVVKVEDWEGLVEVYEVR, from the coding sequence TTGAAACCTGCTTTTACTCTTCTTGAAGTTATTATCGCTGTTGCTATTGTAGGATTGGCATTTTCTTCTTTTTTAGCTCTTTCAGGGAAGATGGTTGAAATAACAACTGTTTCTTTAAAAACGACACTTTCAACTGTAGCGGTTCATAATGCCATTAACGAGGTTGTTTATGCCAGAAAAAGTAAGAACGGAAAAAAGGAAACTGTTCTAAACTATGAGATAAAACTAAAGCAGAACTTTGAAGATTTAATGGGGTATAGAGTCGTAAAAGTAGAGGATTGGGAGGGACTAGTAGAAGTTTATGAAGTTCGGTAA